TGCAGCGGCACATGTCCGGCGTTCTTCGCTCCGCCATCGTGACCAGCACGGCTGCGGTCAGCAACTGGGTCAGCACGGCATCGAACGCGGTATCGCGACGCTCGGCATCGCGGTCTGCGGCCGACAGGCCCCTTTCGACGACCGCCGACAGTGATAGGGGGCGCTTCAGAAAACGGAAAGTAAAGCACGTTAGCGACAGGCGATCGTCGCAAAACCGACCCACAGCGGGCATTGTCGCTCAGGGTCCAAAGGCCGATGACCGATCGTAAGCGGACGTTGCGTGTTGAGGTCGAAGAGCCAGCGGGTGGCGCGCTCGTTCGGGTGAAGCCGCCACCATCTCTATGCACCCCTTTGAATCTCACAGGGACCATCGGCACACGATGGCGACCCGCTCGTCAGCACGAACGGCATCCATCCAATCATGCAAGACTACAGAACAATCGCGCACAAGCTCCAGAGCAACATGCACTGAACCCGAGCACTAGGGACGACGTATGGCCTTCACGAACGAGGGAAGCAAAAGAAGAAGGCCGCCAATTATGACGAGCGCTCAAAACACGAATTGCCCCCGATCAGTAATGCCTACCGCCTTATGCTTTTCAAGAACTTGAGCCGTAATATGCCAAGTTCCATATGTCTCGCCCGTTGAGATGGCCAGTCACCCCTTGGAAGCGGCCGCTCGTGTTGTCAACGCGATCGGCCGCAATTGGCCGAACCCGGAAGATCAGACCAGTCGATGCCGAATGAATCGAGGCGGCTCGCGAACTTCAGCACACGACCCGTCTGAGACATTCGCCGAATGCAGACCGGATGTCTGCTTATGAGAGGGCGCGGCACAGATAGGTGCACGCTTGGCGGTGCGGGCAAAGTAACGTTTCTTCGAATGCGGCGAGAATGGATCGCAAATACCGCAACCCCATTTAAATTATCTTGCTCGTCCGCTGACTTGAGCCTTGTCTTCAGTGGCCATCGCCTGACTACGCCAGTGGTATGCTGTGCGGAAGCCAATTACGCTTCCCACTCTAACTAACACGGGACCCGGGGAAATGAACAGCAAGGAACTGAAGGTCGAGATCGTCAGCGTCCACGATTCTGCCATGCCGCTCTGCGCCAATGCCGCGATCTTAGTAAAGGCGCTGATTGCCGATCCAGCATTTACATTGAAGGGTGGCCGCTTAACGCATGCTGGGACGTTCAATTGCGAGTACTCATCGATCGATTGGTTCAAGATCGAAGATAAGCTTGGCATTCTCCACAGCTTTAGATTTGTTTCTGAAGGGGATATAGATCAGAACAACTGCGATGCGTTTTCGAGCATGCTCCGTGCATTTCGCACGAATCTCCGGACTCTGGAAGCTGCTCGAATTGAAACATTGTGGGATGACGTCAGTTTTAGATATTGCCGTCTCGCATATCCGGTGATATTGAACACAGAAAACCTAATGCGCCGGTTAATAACTCAATTTATGTTGAAGACACTTGGCGCAAAATGGATAGAGGTTTCTGCCCCAAAAGAAGTGCGAGAACAGCTTGGAAAGGCAAAGCGGGGCTCCGACGACGCGGATCCGCTTCATGACGTTGATTTCGACACGCTAATAGATTATCTTACGAAGCCATATGCGAGCGATACCGCTGAGTCCATGCATAAGTACATACGGGGGCTAAATCCAGCTAGCTTGGACGCCGCGAAGGCAAATATCGATCAACTCAAGGCGATGATCCCGCAATCGAATTGGTCTCGCTATTTCTCGCAGATAGTCGAATGCGAAGACACCTTGCTTCGCAGTAAGTGGGGCGAACTTTATTTGCTCCGATGCAAAGTGGCGCACAACACCTATCTCAGCGCCCAGGAATTCGAGCGTGTATTAAAACTAGCTAACGATTTGGATTTAATCATATCCAGCGCTATCGCAAAGCTTGAGCAAGTCAAGATCAGTGTCAAAGCCGCTGCAGAACTGCAGACAATGGCAACCCAGTTGTCGGAAGATGTCTCGAATGTCACGCCGACGGAATTGATCTACGCGTCTTATGCGGGCGACGATACTCGACGCGACGGTGTCCGCTTTCGTCGGCGCCTCCACCTGGAAATTAACCGAACAAGGGACGTTTTGCGAGCAGTGGCAGTGGAGCTGGGCGAGCCGCTTCCTTTGGAAAATACCCTAATCGACTTGCAGCGCATAT
The nucleotide sequence above comes from Paraburkholderia sp. FT54. Encoded proteins:
- a CDS encoding HEPN domain-containing protein — protein: MNSKELKVEIVSVHDSAMPLCANAAILVKALIADPAFTLKGGRLTHAGTFNCEYSSIDWFKIEDKLGILHSFRFVSEGDIDQNNCDAFSSMLRAFRTNLRTLEAARIETLWDDVSFRYCRLAYPVILNTENLMRRLITQFMLKTLGAKWIEVSAPKEVREQLGKAKRGSDDADPLHDVDFDTLIDYLTKPYASDTAESMHKYIRGLNPASLDAAKANIDQLKAMIPQSNWSRYFSQIVECEDTLLRSKWGELYLLRCKVAHNTYLSAQEFERVLKLANDLDLIISSAIAKLEQVKISVKAAAELQTMATQLSEDVSNVTPTELIYASYAGDDTRRDGVRFRRRLHLEINRTRDVLRAVAVELGEPLPLENTLIDLQRILLRCGAINLEESNIIDRATEIIYSRNLEYPPAAYKETLAALYTLSATKAGQFLPSRAIRREAPGVSAAQIRANGGEPS